In Falco cherrug isolate bFalChe1 chromosome 2, bFalChe1.pri, whole genome shotgun sequence, the following are encoded in one genomic region:
- the LOC129735403 gene encoding AF4/FMR2 family member 3-like — protein MRVFCVLVFFSSLSPPWWAVCGAVSLVVPQSNTRAPGLSSKGSSSSSSSESETSSESDSESESSSSESDGSKPSHYSSPEPEPPSSNKWQLDKWLNKVTPHKAPILTHHDGPALEAHPYYGRVKAERQESEKTLATGPAEHRSGESRVATAATTVGDGPRPRTANKAPGSKGSRQKSPPAADGGPPRRAAGKKVPRRAERASAGDSAHCPSTEEPPGSHSFPEGTAGEAPRARPGGSSSGSGGCRAGHRREPRSATAGEKRRARGPSKTAPKSKEFIETESSSSSSSSDSGSESEREERPLPKVPAVAGSEPRAKDAGTGTANKPHGSCSAFGSINARTSSEIAKELEEQFYTLVPFGRNELLSPLKDSDEVKSLWVNIDLALLSRIPERLPEEPLAMSAGANQAASLPQGSSADPPAEKGLPKSRRKRKCENEEECRDIKKTHLERESSSRLAASAQSITAANHCNMNENSLPCFPDVSVVYATMVGHVIEC, from the exons ATGCGGGTATTTtgtgttcttgttttcttctcttccctctcccctccctggtGGGCTGTATGTGGGGCTGTCAGCCTGGTGGTGCCGCAGTCCAACACCAGAGCCCCAGGACTTTCCAGCAAGGGGtcgagcagcagcagctccagtgaATCGGAGACCAGCTCAGAGTCTGACTCGGAGAGTGAAAGCAGCTCCAGTGAAAGTGACGGCAGCAAGCCCTCGCATTATTCCAGCCCAGAG CCTGAGCCACCCTCATCCAACAAGTGGCAGCTGGACAAGTGGTTGAATAAAGTCACCCCGCACAAAGCACCCATCCTGACCCACCATGATGGCCCGGCGCTGGAGGCTCATCCCTACTATGGCCGTGTGAAGGCAGAGCGGCAGGAAAGCGAGAAGACCCTGGCCACTGGCCCAGCCGAGCACCGCAGTGGGGAGAGCCGCGTTGCCACCGCCGCCACCACCGTCGGGGACGGACCACGGCCCAGGACCGCCAACAAAGCACCAGGCAGCAAGGGCAGCCGGCAAAAGTCACCCCCCGCCGCCGACGGCGGGCCTCCAAGGCGGGCGGCAGGGAAGAAAGTGCCGCGGCGGGCCGAGAGGGCCTCTGCCGGGGACAGCGcccactgccccagcacagaggagcCCCCTGGGAGCCACAGCTTTCCAGAAGGCACTGCTGGCGAGGCACCAAGGGCCCGGCccggtggcagcagcagtggcagcggtggctgcagagcaggacatCGCCGGGAGCCCCGCTCAGCCACAGCCGGCGAGAAGCGTCGGGCCCGGGGGCCGAGCAAAACGGCACCCAAATCAAAAGAGTTCATCGAGACTGAGTCTTCGTCCTCATCATCCTCCTCTGACTCGGGCTCTGAGTCCGAGCGGGAGGAGCGCCCGCTGCCAAAGGTGCCGGCGGTGGCCGGGTCTGAGCCGCGTGCCAAGGATGCGGGGACTGGCACCGCCAACAAACCCCACGGCAGCTGCAGTGCCTTTGGCTCCATTAATGCCAGGACTAGTAGTGAAATAGCAAAGGAGCTGGAGGAACAGTTTTACACCCTAGTTCCTTTCGGTAGGAATGAGCTCCTGTCTCCTCTGAAAGACAGTGATGAGGTAAAATCGCTGTGGGTCAACATTGACTTGGCTCTTTTGTCCAGGATTCCAGAGCGTTTGCCCGAAGAGCCGCTGGCCATGAGCGCCGGAGCAAACCAAGCGGCCAGCCTCCCGCAGGGTAGTAGTGCTGACCCCCCAGCAGAGAAGGGTTTACCGAAATCTAGAAGGAAACGCAAG TGTGAGAATGAGGAAGAGTGCAGAGACATCAAGAAGACTCACTTAGAGCGAGAGAGTTCTTCACGATTAGCTGCCTCTGCTCAAAGCATCACAGCAGCAAATCACTGCAATATGAACGAAAATAG TTTGCCCTGCTTCCCAGATGTGTCTGTGGTTTATGCTACTATGGTAGGACATGTTATCGAATGCTAA